The DNA window TCTTTTTCATCATCAGCGGTTACTGCATTGCGAGGACGGCAGAGCGGGCGGAAACCATCTGGACGTTTTGGCTGCGCAGGTTCGCACGCCTGGAACCCGCGCTCATCGCCAGCATAGCGATCACGCTTGTCATAGTTGCGATCTTAGGTCTTCCCGATAGAGAGGTTTCAGCCGCCGATGGCCTGCGCAACGCAGCTTGGGGACCTCTGTTTTTCTCCACGCCACTTGTCGACGGCGCCTACTGGTCCCTGTTTGCGGAGGCAAAGTTCTACCTCGTATTCGGCCTCATCTTCTATCTTTGGGCGAAAGGCGCACTTGTCCTGTTCGCAAGCTTCACTGCAGTGGGCGCGGCAGTCCACTTTTCAGGCCTATGGGCGGACCATCAAGCTTTGATCCATCCGTTCCAGGGCGTCGCCATCAGCTATTTTTTCTTCCCTTACAGCCTTTTCTTTTTGATGGGTATTGCGGCGCGCCGATCGAACTGGATCGTGCAGATGGCTGTAACGGCAGGATGCTTGGCAATCGCCGTCGGGTTGTGGGGCGTCACCACATTCACCGTATGGGTAATTGCGCTTTCGATTCTCGGTGTCATCGGGGTTCAGTTGCGCGACATCAGGATTTGGCGATGCGTGACTTATGTCGGTTTTATCAGCTATCCACTGTATCTTCTGCACCAGAATATCGGTGTCGCCATCATACGGTGGCTGGCTCAGTGGATCGGCTCACCGTGTCTTCGAATCGGCGTAGCGTTTGCCGTCGTGCTCGGC is part of the Mesorhizobium loti genome and encodes:
- a CDS encoding acyltransferase, whose translation is MNSDQDENRRYDAIDALRAIAVMLVLIFHYTSRFPADYIRFPHQMTVPWNGIVGVFLFFIISGYCIARTAERAETIWTFWLRRFARLEPALIASIAITLVIVAILGLPDREVSAADGLRNAAWGPLFFSTPLVDGAYWSLFAEAKFYLVFGLIFYLWAKGALVLFASFTAVGAAVHFSGLWADHQALIHPFQGVAISYFFFPYSLFFLMGIAARRSNWIVQMAVTAGCLAIAVGLWGVTTFTVWVIALSILGVIGVQLRDIRIWRCVTYVGFISYPLYLLHQNIGVAIIRWLAQWIGSPCLRIGVAFAVVLGLAAFVAWAVEHRFRRRIEGGAVGLVTGLSFNFRLRLD